The following are encoded together in the Dyella terrae genome:
- the phoR gene encoding phosphate regulon sensor histidine kinase PhoR gives MPNTFDRSWKLPAALAAGLLAGALAGWFAGGLATAFFALVAIVEIVFLLTRIRHQGKLMMTQISSPTSLQHDRFMTRSRRIASSLRDLRSAAGSLPDAVVLLDNEQHVRWFNHAAEDLLGLRRPQDRGAHLDERLSTTELATWLKEGAREPLNDVTAPGHPNRHINVTLLPFGRRQRLLLARDISHLTRLEQIRRDFVANVSHELRTPLTVIHGYLELIDPEDVPELAPVLSEMRAQSKRMGQIVEDLLTLSRLETQEHVQDERVQMTPLLATIRKEAEALSQGRHQVTVEATAEADLLGSVKDLHSAFSNLVSNAVRYTPTGGRITIRWRRTSEGAVYSVTDTGYGIPASHLARLTERFYRVSSSRSRESGGTGLGLSIVKHVLNLHQARLDIQSEPGQGSTFSCWFSAERLLAPGFGDPE, from the coding sequence ATGCCAAACACCTTCGACCGCTCCTGGAAGCTGCCGGCCGCACTCGCCGCCGGACTGCTTGCGGGCGCGCTTGCCGGATGGTTTGCGGGAGGCTTGGCGACTGCGTTTTTTGCGCTGGTCGCCATCGTTGAAATCGTCTTTCTACTGACCCGAATCCGTCATCAAGGAAAGCTCATGATGACGCAGATTTCGTCACCGACCTCTCTTCAGCATGACCGTTTCATGACGCGCTCCCGCCGCATTGCCTCCAGTTTGCGCGACCTGCGCAGCGCCGCCGGCAGTTTGCCGGATGCCGTCGTGCTGCTCGACAACGAGCAACACGTGCGTTGGTTCAATCACGCCGCCGAAGACCTGCTGGGCCTGCGTCGCCCGCAGGATCGCGGCGCGCATCTGGACGAGCGCCTCAGCACCACGGAACTCGCTACCTGGTTGAAAGAAGGTGCGCGCGAGCCGCTCAATGATGTCACTGCACCCGGCCATCCGAACCGCCACATCAATGTGACGTTGCTGCCGTTCGGTCGTCGTCAGCGACTGCTGCTGGCGCGCGACATCAGCCATCTCACGCGCCTGGAACAGATCCGCCGTGACTTCGTCGCGAACGTATCGCACGAATTGCGCACGCCGCTTACCGTCATCCACGGCTACCTCGAACTGATCGACCCGGAAGACGTGCCGGAACTCGCCCCCGTGCTCAGCGAGATGCGCGCACAGTCCAAGCGCATGGGCCAGATCGTCGAGGATCTGCTTACGCTCTCGCGCCTGGAAACGCAGGAACACGTGCAGGACGAGCGCGTGCAGATGACGCCCCTGCTCGCCACCATCCGCAAGGAGGCCGAGGCGTTGAGCCAAGGTCGCCACCAGGTCACCGTGGAAGCGACGGCCGAGGCCGACCTGCTGGGCTCGGTGAAGGACCTGCACAGCGCCTTCTCCAATCTGGTGAGCAACGCCGTGCGCTACACGCCTACCGGCGGTCGCATCACCATCCGTTGGCGCCGCACGTCGGAAGGCGCGGTCTATTCCGTCACCGATACCGGCTACGGCATCCCGGCCTCGCACCTGGCACGCCTCACCGAGCGCTTCTACCGCGTGTCGTCCAGCCGTTCGCGCGAAAGCGGCGGCACGGGCCTTGGGCTGTCCATCGTCAAGCACGTGCTCAACCTGCACCAGGCGCGCCTGGACATTCAGAGCGAGCCGGGCCAAGGCTCCACCTTCTCCTGCTGGTTCAGCGCCGAGCGACTGCTGGCGCCCGGGTTCGGCGACCCCGAGTAA
- the phoB gene encoding phosphate regulon transcriptional regulator PhoB yields MHKRILIVEDEASIRDMVAFALRKAGMDAIHAADARAAQLAIAEQVPDLILLDWMLPGTSGLDLARRLRKEELSREVPIIMLTARGEEMDRVNGLEAGVDDYVVKPFSTRELVARIKAVLRRSQGDDGSGMVELGGLRIDGPAHRVFAGEEPVTIGPTEYRLLYFFMTHPERVYSRAQLLDHVWGGSVYVEERTVDVHIRRLRKTLEPWKLDDMVQTVRGAGYRFSASV; encoded by the coding sequence GTGCACAAGCGCATCCTGATTGTCGAAGACGAAGCTTCGATCCGCGACATGGTCGCCTTCGCCCTACGTAAGGCCGGCATGGACGCCATCCATGCCGCCGACGCGCGAGCGGCCCAGTTGGCCATTGCTGAGCAAGTGCCCGACCTCATCCTGCTCGACTGGATGTTGCCGGGTACCAGCGGTCTCGACCTTGCGCGCCGCCTGCGCAAGGAAGAACTCAGCCGCGAAGTTCCCATCATCATGCTCACCGCCCGCGGCGAAGAAATGGACCGCGTCAACGGATTGGAAGCCGGCGTGGACGACTACGTCGTCAAGCCGTTCTCCACCCGTGAGCTGGTCGCCCGCATCAAGGCCGTGCTTCGGCGCAGCCAGGGTGACGACGGTTCGGGCATGGTGGAGCTCGGCGGCCTGCGCATCGATGGCCCCGCCCACCGCGTGTTTGCCGGCGAAGAGCCGGTGACCATCGGTCCCACGGAATATCGCCTGCTGTATTTCTTCATGACGCACCCGGAGCGCGTGTACTCGCGCGCACAGCTGCTCGACCATGTATGGGGCGGCAGCGTGTACGTCGAAGAACGCACAGTGGACGTCCATATCCGTCGACTGCGCAAGACGCTCGAGCCGTGGAAACTGGACGACATGGTGCAGACGGTGCGCGGCGCGGGTTACCGCTTCTCCGCCAGCGTCTAA
- a CDS encoding M48 family metalloprotease, protein MPKRRFTPTRLLTAMVCAGLTFGAAAQDKDVRLPDLGSSANALISPQEAQDYGAAMLRQMRALDMVVDDPMLDDYINDLGYRLVSGSEKPKDHFAFFIVRDNVINAFAAPGGYIAVNSGLIIITNSESELAGVIAHEIGHITQNHLQRAFEASKKDTPLMALVLLGAIVAGAGAGAGDAAGAILAGGQGLLLQRQINFTRKDEIEADRAGIQTLANAGYDPSAMASFFGRMEDTLRVGSGGDIGDVPAFLQDHPVTLDRISDAKARAGTLIDRQKQRPSGSTLDKSQWEKSTAPIAFVKDATSIASRDSKGGLDTYSLMRERVRVLSGDAGQLATYYANNLQHERGFDTASNHYGYALALTRSNRGAKAIDELQPLLTTHPDNQVVRLAMADAKLQAGRRAEALAIYADLNQQSPRNRAIGMGYAKALTDGGTQEEARQAAVMVMPMLDNNDEPELYRTYALAADKAGDPIRAGEAYADASYLSGRPFDAMEQLKRLQQRPDLDYYSRARIQARINDLTPLVMELRKRRIQTDDNPDGRSQQLQNQGNCQGRLCFSAMNSAH, encoded by the coding sequence ATGCCCAAGCGTCGTTTCACACCCACCCGCCTCCTGACGGCCATGGTCTGCGCCGGCCTTACCTTCGGTGCAGCCGCCCAGGACAAGGACGTGCGCCTGCCCGACCTGGGTAGCTCAGCCAATGCACTGATCTCGCCGCAAGAAGCCCAGGATTATGGCGCCGCCATGCTGCGCCAGATGCGCGCGCTGGACATGGTGGTCGACGATCCCATGCTGGACGACTACATCAACGACCTTGGCTATCGCCTGGTGTCGGGCAGCGAGAAGCCCAAGGACCACTTCGCCTTCTTCATTGTCAGAGACAACGTGATCAATGCGTTCGCGGCGCCTGGCGGCTACATCGCGGTGAACTCCGGCCTGATCATCATCACCAACAGCGAGAGCGAACTCGCCGGCGTGATCGCCCACGAAATTGGCCACATCACGCAGAACCATCTGCAGCGCGCCTTCGAAGCCTCCAAGAAGGACACGCCGCTGATGGCGCTAGTCCTGCTGGGTGCCATCGTTGCCGGTGCAGGTGCCGGCGCTGGCGACGCTGCAGGCGCCATCCTGGCCGGCGGTCAGGGCCTGTTGTTGCAGCGGCAGATCAACTTCACCCGCAAAGACGAAATCGAAGCGGACCGCGCCGGCATACAGACCCTCGCCAATGCCGGCTACGACCCCAGCGCCATGGCCTCGTTTTTCGGTCGCATGGAAGACACGCTGCGCGTTGGTTCCGGCGGCGACATCGGCGATGTCCCGGCCTTCCTGCAAGACCATCCTGTCACCCTGGACCGCATCAGCGACGCCAAGGCACGTGCTGGCACGCTTATCGATCGGCAGAAACAGCGGCCATCCGGCTCGACCCTGGACAAGAGCCAGTGGGAAAAGAGCACGGCGCCCATTGCCTTCGTGAAGGACGCCACCTCCATCGCCAGCCGGGACAGCAAGGGTGGGCTGGATACCTACTCACTCATGCGCGAACGCGTGCGCGTACTCTCCGGAGACGCCGGGCAATTGGCCACCTACTACGCCAACAATCTCCAGCACGAGCGCGGCTTCGATACCGCGTCCAACCACTATGGCTACGCGCTGGCCCTCACGCGCAGCAACCGTGGAGCCAAGGCCATCGACGAGCTGCAACCGCTGCTCACCACACACCCGGACAACCAGGTCGTGCGTCTGGCCATGGCCGACGCCAAGCTGCAGGCCGGGCGACGCGCCGAGGCATTGGCCATCTATGCCGACCTCAACCAGCAATCCCCCCGCAACCGCGCCATCGGCATGGGCTATGCCAAGGCGCTGACGGACGGTGGCACCCAGGAAGAAGCCAGGCAGGCGGCGGTCATGGTCATGCCGATGCTGGACAACAACGACGAGCCCGAGCTCTACCGAACCTACGCACTCGCTGCCGACAAGGCGGGCGACCCGATACGTGCCGGCGAGGCCTACGCGGACGCCTCCTACCTCTCCGGACGCCCGTTCGATGCCATGGAGCAGCTCAAGCGCCTGCAGCAGCGACCTGATCTCGACTACTACTCCCGGGCCCGCATTCAGGCTCGTATCAACGATCTGACCCCGCTGGTGATGGAGCTACGCAAGCGCCGCATCCAGACCGACGACAACCCGGACGGCCGCAGCCAGCAGCTGCAGAACCAAGGAAACTGCCAGGGGCGGTTGTGCTTCAGCGCCATGAATTCCGCGCACTGA
- the grxC gene encoding glutaredoxin 3 codes for MPKIEVYSSAVCPYCVSAKNLLKSKGLEWSEVRIDTDPSQRDVMLARSGGRRTVPQIFINDHHVGGFDDLVAADRSGKLAELLETHA; via the coding sequence GTGCCCAAGATTGAGGTCTATTCCAGCGCGGTGTGTCCGTACTGCGTGTCTGCCAAGAACCTGCTCAAGTCCAAGGGGCTGGAGTGGAGCGAGGTGCGCATCGACACCGATCCGTCTCAGCGCGACGTGATGCTGGCGCGCAGCGGCGGGCGCCGCACCGTGCCGCAGATTTTTATCAACGACCACCACGTGGGTGGTTTTGACGACCTCGTCGCCGCCGATCGCAGCGGCAAGCTTGCCGAACTGCTGGAGACCCATGCATGA
- a CDS encoding carboxymuconolactone decarboxylase family protein, translated as MSAPKDQAAKDRVAEFTAFRQRMNERILSEDNQVVRRFFALDTQTYKPGALDVKTKELLGLVASMVLRCDDCISYHVAQCKEAGVTREEFFETFSVGLVVGGSIVIPHLRRAVDFLDQLESGEGAEAADCASHA; from the coding sequence ATGAGCGCTCCTAAGGACCAGGCCGCCAAGGATCGCGTCGCCGAATTCACGGCGTTCCGGCAGCGCATGAACGAGCGCATTCTTTCGGAGGACAACCAAGTCGTCCGTCGCTTCTTCGCGCTGGATACACAGACCTACAAGCCTGGCGCGCTGGACGTGAAGACCAAGGAACTGCTGGGTCTGGTCGCTTCCATGGTGTTGCGCTGCGACGACTGCATCAGCTACCACGTGGCCCAGTGCAAGGAGGCGGGCGTCACCCGCGAAGAATTCTTCGAAACCTTTAGCGTCGGCCTGGTGGTGGGCGGCTCCATCGTCATCCCGCACCTGCGGCGTGCGGTGGACTTCCTTGACCAGTTGGAGTCGGGCGAAGGCGCTGAGGCGGCCGACTGCGCCAGCCACGCCTGA
- a CDS encoding isocitrate dehydrogenase, whose translation MSKTIAVIPGDGIGPEIMNATLRVLDALDCGLSYEFVDAGMVALEKSGDLLPQPTLDAIAKHKVALKGPLTTPVGGGFTSINVTLRRHFDLYANVRPAISFPGTKARFDNVDIITVRENTEGAYLSEGQTLSEDGETAISMIRNTRKGSSRIVRYAFELAVKKGRKKVTAVHKANIIKTASGLFLNVAREIAKEYPQIEFNEMIVDNACMQLVMKPEQFDVIVTTNLFGDILSDLCAGLVGGLGLAPGDNIGTEAAIFEAVHGSAPDIAGKGVANPCALLLAAADMLDHLGMVEKGDKVRNAIRDTMVNDRDSVTPDIGGKGTTSSFGDAIVKRVKA comes from the coding sequence ATGAGCAAGACCATTGCCGTGATTCCGGGCGACGGTATCGGCCCCGAGATCATGAACGCCACGCTGCGTGTGCTCGATGCGCTGGACTGCGGCCTGTCCTACGAGTTCGTCGATGCCGGCATGGTTGCGTTGGAAAAGAGCGGTGACCTGCTGCCCCAGCCGACGCTCGACGCCATCGCCAAGCACAAGGTGGCGCTGAAGGGCCCGCTGACCACTCCGGTGGGCGGTGGCTTCACCTCCATCAATGTCACGCTGCGTCGCCACTTTGATCTGTACGCCAACGTGCGTCCGGCGATCAGCTTTCCGGGTACCAAGGCGCGCTTCGACAACGTCGATATCATCACGGTGCGCGAGAACACCGAGGGTGCGTACCTGTCCGAAGGCCAGACCCTGTCGGAAGACGGCGAAACCGCCATCTCGATGATCCGCAACACGCGCAAGGGCTCCAGCCGCATCGTGCGCTATGCCTTCGAACTGGCCGTGAAGAAGGGCCGCAAGAAGGTCACGGCCGTGCACAAGGCCAACATCATCAAGACCGCGTCGGGCCTGTTCCTCAACGTGGCGCGCGAAATTGCCAAGGAATACCCGCAGATCGAGTTCAACGAGATGATCGTTGACAACGCCTGCATGCAGTTGGTGATGAAGCCGGAGCAGTTCGACGTCATCGTCACCACCAATCTGTTCGGCGACATCCTGTCGGATCTGTGCGCAGGCTTGGTGGGCGGCCTTGGCCTCGCCCCGGGCGACAACATCGGTACCGAGGCGGCCATCTTTGAAGCCGTGCATGGTTCGGCTCCGGACATTGCCGGCAAGGGCGTTGCCAACCCGTGCGCGCTGCTGCTCGCCGCCGCCGACATGCTCGACCATCTCGGCATGGTGGAGAAGGGCGACAAGGTGCGCAACGCCATCCGCGACACCATGGTCAACGACCGCGACAGCGTCACGCCGGACATCGGCGGCAAGGGCACCACGTCCAGCTTCGGCGACGCCATCGTCAAGCGCGTCAAAGCCTGA
- a CDS encoding sterol desaturase family protein — protein MSALDYPWTATLAWTTAHVIHPALLSLHLSWLDSQASDIARYFLLTIAQVALIALVLRPLENVWPAERWEQRRTTAIDGRYTLIKLFVVLPLFTYLVLFPLNQWMGGDSEGDGAGLVSIQTDVPWLSVHPLVLFLVYYAIYDFVLYVVHRLQHSIPWWWALHSLHHSQRQLSCWSNDRDHYLDDLLEALIVAAVGVVIGVAPTEYALLVLLGELLQNLGHANIRLHFGPVLGRVLVDPRYHRLHHMRVDPDQPTLHACNYAFIFPLWDILFGTALYGQAQRLTGVCDPTVDADNRYGIVMQQLTTLRRWWAAIRCRAGWMPGDVAFDEDYRPVSVRHVDLHALEREGRPLRAAPDAEGSASAPT, from the coding sequence ATGAGCGCATTGGACTACCCGTGGACGGCGACGCTTGCCTGGACGACCGCGCACGTCATCCATCCGGCGCTGCTATCGCTGCATCTGTCGTGGCTGGACAGTCAGGCGTCCGATATCGCCCGCTACTTCCTGCTCACCATCGCGCAGGTGGCGCTCATCGCGCTGGTGTTGCGCCCGCTGGAAAACGTATGGCCCGCCGAGCGCTGGGAGCAGCGGCGTACCACCGCCATCGATGGCCGCTACACGCTGATCAAGCTGTTCGTCGTGCTTCCGTTGTTCACCTATCTGGTGTTGTTTCCCCTCAACCAATGGATGGGCGGTGACAGCGAGGGTGATGGCGCGGGCTTGGTGAGCATCCAGACGGACGTGCCCTGGCTGTCGGTGCATCCGCTGGTGTTGTTCCTGGTTTATTACGCTATCTACGACTTCGTGCTTTACGTGGTGCACCGACTGCAGCACAGCATTCCGTGGTGGTGGGCATTGCACAGCCTGCATCACAGCCAACGCCAGCTCAGTTGCTGGTCGAATGATCGCGATCACTACCTGGACGATCTGCTGGAAGCGCTCATCGTCGCGGCGGTGGGTGTGGTAATCGGCGTGGCGCCCACCGAGTACGCGTTGCTGGTGTTGCTGGGTGAGCTGCTGCAGAACCTCGGACACGCCAACATTCGCCTGCATTTTGGACCGGTGCTGGGGCGCGTGCTGGTGGATCCGCGCTATCACCGCTTGCACCACATGCGCGTGGACCCGGATCAGCCTACGCTGCATGCGTGCAATTACGCCTTTATTTTTCCGCTGTGGGACATCTTGTTCGGCACGGCGCTATACGGGCAAGCGCAGCGGCTGACCGGCGTGTGCGATCCGACGGTGGATGCGGATAACCGGTATGGCATCGTCATGCAGCAACTGACCACACTGCGTCGCTGGTGGGCGGCCATCCGCTGCAGGGCGGGATGGATGCCGGGAGACGTGGCGTTCGATGAGGATTACCGGCCGGTCTCCGTTCGACACGTCGACCTGCACGCGCTGGAAAGGGAAGGGCGACCTCTGCGGGCCGCCCCGGATGCCGAGGGCTCGGCATCCGCACCCACCTGA
- a CDS encoding carboxymuconolactone decarboxylase family protein: MSKRLSFMKYPQAMKPLFDFSQASHQCGLERPLVDLVLMRVSQINGCAFCMDMHSKDARAAGETEQRLYLLSGWRETSIYSERECAALGWAEAVTRLVEHGVSDEVYDRTRAAFSEEELVNLTLIIGMINTWNRVNVAFRTPAGNYKPAAKQAA; encoded by the coding sequence ATGTCCAAGCGTCTCTCTTTCATGAAGTATCCCCAGGCCATGAAGCCGCTGTTCGACTTCAGCCAGGCCTCGCACCAGTGTGGTCTGGAGCGCCCGCTCGTGGACCTCGTGCTGATGCGCGTCTCGCAGATCAACGGTTGCGCGTTCTGCATGGACATGCACAGCAAGGACGCACGTGCCGCTGGCGAAACCGAGCAGCGTCTGTACCTGCTGTCAGGCTGGCGTGAAACCTCGATCTACAGTGAGCGCGAATGCGCCGCGCTGGGCTGGGCGGAAGCCGTCACGCGATTGGTCGAGCACGGCGTATCCGATGAGGTCTACGACCGTACCCGCGCTGCCTTCAGCGAGGAAGAACTGGTCAACCTCACTCTGATCATCGGCATGATCAACACTTGGAACCGCGTCAATGTGGCGTTCCGGACGCCTGCGGGCAACTACAAGCCCGCCGCAAAGCAGGCCGCCTGA
- the sigJ gene encoding RNA polymerase sigma factor SigJ, producing MDRATTIFQQHRPRLLGLAYRMLGTQADAEDVLHDAWLRWHQQDTNALDDAEAWLVTVTTRLSLDRLRRAKTERQHYTGPWLPEPLVGETEQPEAELERVESLSLSFLALLERLSPEERAAFLLVQVFDYTHAETAAMLQIAEDACRQRVHRARQRLREGRPRFTHSPDAQRRLLEKFRDALESASVESLQALFAEDAVHLADGGGLVRATLRPLHGGERVVRLYSIIAQRYRHLPIVHRLQWLNGAPALLTWVDAKLATVAWIETDGERITSIHSLRNPEKLARLEAVTNPEIGASLS from the coding sequence ATGGACCGCGCCACCACCATCTTTCAGCAACACCGTCCTCGCCTGCTTGGCCTGGCTTATCGCATGCTCGGCACCCAGGCCGATGCCGAGGACGTACTGCATGACGCCTGGCTGCGCTGGCATCAGCAGGACACCAACGCACTCGACGACGCCGAGGCGTGGCTGGTCACCGTCACCACGCGCCTGTCGCTGGATCGCCTGCGCCGCGCCAAGACAGAACGCCAGCACTACACCGGCCCCTGGCTCCCGGAGCCGCTGGTGGGGGAAACGGAGCAGCCCGAGGCCGAGTTGGAGCGTGTCGAAAGCCTTAGCCTTTCTTTCCTCGCCCTGCTGGAGCGCCTGAGCCCCGAAGAGCGTGCCGCCTTCCTGCTGGTCCAGGTATTCGATTACACCCATGCGGAAACCGCTGCCATGCTGCAGATCGCCGAGGATGCGTGCCGCCAGCGCGTACACCGCGCACGGCAACGCCTGCGCGAGGGTCGTCCTCGTTTCACGCACTCTCCGGATGCCCAGCGCCGCCTGCTGGAAAAATTTCGCGATGCGCTGGAAAGCGCCAGCGTCGAATCGCTGCAGGCGTTGTTCGCGGAAGATGCTGTCCATCTTGCCGACGGCGGCGGCCTAGTCAGGGCTACGTTGCGACCGCTGCACGGCGGCGAACGCGTCGTACGGCTTTACAGCATCATCGCCCAGCGCTACCGCCACCTGCCCATCGTGCACCGCCTGCAGTGGCTCAATGGCGCGCCAGCGCTGCTCACTTGGGTGGATGCGAAGCTCGCGACCGTCGCGTGGATCGAAACCGACGGCGAGCGCATCACCAGCATCCACTCATTGCGCAACCCGGAAAAACTCGCGCGACTGGAAGCTGTCACGAATCCAGAGATTGGTGCGTCCTTGTCTTGA
- a CDS encoding aspartyl/asparaginyl beta-hydroxylase domain-containing protein yields MILAPRLVLLVIFALFVLCVLLVHLRGRFKLRFDRQLVDHSAVFAPYNLLMYAFSAVPARPILDRRGFPQLDLLQANWQAIREEALHLFDEGYIRAAEKNNDASFNSFFKQGWKRFYLKWYGEPLASAETLCPKTVALLNSIPSVKAAMFALLPPGSKLNPHRDPFAGSLRYHLGLITPNSEECRIFVDGEIHSWGDGKDVVFDETYVHWAENRTDQTRVILFADVERPLRTRFMNSINKRVGAFMGKITASPNTESPEEKTGFVNRVFAMNQRSRDRNRAFKKKFPKLFRAAKYVGMLVLIWIIFLAPWPFFR; encoded by the coding sequence ATGATCCTCGCTCCGCGTCTCGTGCTGCTGGTCATTTTTGCGCTGTTCGTGCTGTGCGTGCTGCTGGTGCACCTGCGCGGACGGTTCAAGCTGCGCTTCGATCGCCAGCTGGTGGATCATTCGGCCGTGTTCGCGCCGTACAACCTGCTGATGTACGCCTTCTCCGCGGTACCCGCCCGCCCCATCCTCGACCGCCGCGGCTTTCCCCAGTTGGATCTGCTGCAAGCCAACTGGCAGGCCATTCGTGAGGAAGCGCTGCACCTGTTCGATGAGGGTTACATCCGCGCTGCAGAGAAGAACAACGACGCGAGCTTCAACAGCTTCTTCAAGCAGGGCTGGAAGCGCTTTTACCTGAAGTGGTACGGCGAGCCGTTGGCCTCTGCCGAAACGCTGTGCCCGAAGACAGTAGCTCTGCTCAATTCGATTCCCAGCGTGAAAGCCGCGATGTTCGCGCTGCTGCCCCCGGGCAGCAAACTCAATCCGCATCGCGATCCGTTCGCCGGCTCGCTGCGCTACCACCTGGGCCTGATCACGCCGAACTCAGAGGAGTGCCGCATCTTTGTCGACGGCGAGATCCACAGTTGGGGTGATGGCAAGGACGTGGTGTTCGACGAAACCTATGTGCACTGGGCGGAAAACCGCACCGACCAGACCCGCGTCATCCTGTTCGCTGATGTGGAGCGCCCACTGCGCACGCGTTTCATGAACTCGATCAACAAGCGGGTCGGCGCCTTCATGGGCAAAATCACTGCCTCGCCCAATACCGAATCCCCGGAAGAGAAGACCGGCTTCGTCAACCGTGTGTTCGCCATGAACCAGCGCAGCCGCGACCGCAATCGAGCCTTCAAGAAGAAGTTCCCCAAGCTGTTCCGCGCGGCGAAGTACGTCGGCATGCTGGTGCTGATCTGGATCATCTTCCTTGCGCCCTGGCCGTTCTTCCGTTGA
- the thiD gene encoding bifunctional hydroxymethylpyrimidine kinase/phosphomethylpyrimidine kinase, giving the protein MPHASPPIALTIAGSDSGGGAGIQADLKTFHARGVHGLSVIAAITSQNTRGVTAVHTVPTKHIRSQLDAVFDDFPIGAVKTGMLGSAVVTKLVAKEMRARKPAWLVVDPVMISTSGSRLLDEDAVQAMVDELIPLADILTPNLPEAEALLGRKLRKAQDFDSAGEALLALGARAVLLKGGHSDEREVVDRFYDERGVMELRHRRLPIEGHGTGCTLASAIAAELAKGQAPRSAVRRAVAYVQRALERSYRPGGGPVHVLGH; this is encoded by the coding sequence ATGCCCCACGCCTCCCCACCTATCGCCCTCACCATCGCCGGCTCCGACTCGGGCGGCGGTGCGGGCATCCAGGCTGACCTGAAGACCTTCCACGCACGCGGCGTGCATGGGCTGTCCGTCATTGCCGCCATCACCTCGCAGAACACGCGTGGCGTGACGGCGGTGCACACCGTGCCCACGAAACACATCCGCAGCCAGCTCGACGCGGTCTTCGACGACTTCCCGATCGGTGCGGTGAAGACCGGCATGCTGGGCAGCGCTGTGGTGACCAAGCTAGTCGCGAAGGAGATGCGTGCGCGTAAGCCAGCGTGGTTGGTGGTCGACCCCGTGATGATCTCCACCAGCGGCTCGCGACTGCTCGATGAAGACGCCGTGCAGGCCATGGTGGACGAGCTGATTCCACTGGCGGACATCCTCACGCCGAACCTGCCGGAAGCTGAGGCGCTACTGGGGCGCAAGCTGCGCAAGGCCCAGGATTTCGACAGCGCCGGCGAGGCTCTGCTCGCCCTCGGCGCGCGCGCTGTGCTGCTCAAGGGCGGCCATTCGGATGAACGCGAGGTCGTGGATCGCTTCTACGACGAACGCGGTGTCATGGAGCTACGCCATCGCCGCCTGCCCATTGAGGGGCATGGCACGGGCTGCACGCTGGCCTCCGCCATCGCGGCGGAACTGGCCAAGGGGCAGGCGCCGCGCTCGGCCGTGCGCCGGGCCGTTGCCTATGTGCAGCGTGCGCTTGAACGCAGTTACCGCCCAGGCGGCGGGCCAGTCCATGTGCTCGGCCATTGA